Proteins from one Primulina huaijiensis isolate GDHJ02 chromosome 18, ASM1229523v2, whole genome shotgun sequence genomic window:
- the LOC140964620 gene encoding uncharacterized protein isoform X1, with translation MPLYKRKPVALVEKPSDLKNQELVFQIRFTKEIFRNYSEYLKRINLYRQRVWNCKATGKGNLTYEEALISEKKASERIRNIPTEYVTRVLHDVQYSMLNLKDLVNSIAAKLQGPFTVGAELYGRKDGRLYPCKIVKVLHGDANRTQYEIAWVSSDHEMKGKIIVNADEFTGKNPPLSKRFLKSFIKDSTYRSLPWVIHDNLARKHGISTAPPFELKSKISIQDGLVVCNKKRKKNEDKQKTADQNENVLKVYKRRKLGEEISMPSTSTRTANGAAATENPEAKTIKYPIDDLLVEPAEEDRLLTERPFLCLDFDLPIYCVGNLLMIWDFCSSYGRLFNLSPFSLEDFENSVCYKDSTPLLIVESYSALLRLLLNDTGKFSMAVENKKRKSKITQINWTEYLCDFLETSCTVDFSMHISTIKRGHYGLLDVHVKLAFFQELVAQALETDTIRDKLDEYVEERQALSATRRDEALDEGRKKREEKERKKLEATPKTGMPNGVISENRNDKVYTRKKKHLSVHSQQNHSSTNSEIEHGDSISEKNSKKQKVEPNSAENGNHLSKREIHKLKKYEIKESIEMKSTEQRKEFLEREIEKRLIRTIPLGKDRNYCRYWFFRRDGRIFVESSDSKQWGYYKTKEEFDALIGSLNPKGERERALKKQLQKFYNKICAQLQKSSKEATQRDVLEEDALVRRSTRVRAPPRENPALAFLKYENKWKEI, from the exons ATGCCGCTCTACAAAAGAAAGCCAGTTGCCTTGGTGGAAAAGCCCAGTGATCTAAAGAATCAGGAGCTAGTTTTTCAAATCCGCTTCACAAAAGAAATCTTCAGAAATTATAG TGAATATTTGAAGAGGATCAACTTATATCGCCAGAGGGTTTGGAATTGCAAAGCTACAGGGAAGGGTAACCTAACCTACGAAGAGGCTTTGATTTCCGAGAAAAAAGCTTCTGAAAGAATCCGAAATATTCCTACTGAATATGTAACTCGTGTACTTCATGATGTCCAATATA GCATGCTAAATTTAAAAGATCTGGTCAACTCAATTGCTGCAAAGTTACAAGGTCCATTTACAGTGGGTGCTGAATTATATGGAAGGAAGGATGGTCGTTTATATCCATGCAAAATTGTGAAAGTTCTTCATGGGGATGCTAACAGAACACAGTATGAGATTGCATGGGTTAGTAGTGACCATGAAATGAAGGGAAAAATCATAGTAAATGCTGATGAATTTACGGGAAAAAACCCACCTCTTAGTAAACGTTTTCTGAAGTCTTTCATCAAAGACTCTACTTATCGAAGTCTACCTTGGGTCATACATGATAATTTGGCAAGGAAGCATGGAATCTCAACTGCTCCTCCTTTTGAACTAAAGAGTAAAATTTCCATCCAGGATGGACTTGTAGTTTGTAATAAAAAGCGAAAGAAAAATGAAGACAAACAAAAGACTGCG GATCAAAATGAAAATGTGCTCAAGGTATATAAACGGAGAAAATTGGGTGAGGAAATTTCTATGCCTTCAACATCCACAAGGACTGCTAATGGAG CTGCAGCTACTGAGAATCCAGAAgctaaaaccataaaatatccAATTGACGATCTCCTTGTGGAACCTGCTGAGGAAGATCGGCTTTTGACAGAAAGGCCTTTCCTATGCCTAGATTTCGATTTACCTATTTATTGTGTGGGGAATCTTTTGATGATTTGGGATTTTTGTAGTTCTTATGGCAGGCTTTTCAATCTGTCACCCTTTTCCCTAGAAGACTTTGAGAATTCTGTATGTTATAAGGACAGCACTCCATTACTCATCGTCGAATCTTATTCAGCGCTGCTTCGCTTGCTTTTGAATGACACCGGGAAGTTTTCCATGGcagtagaaaataaaaaaagaaaatcaaag ATTACACAAATTAATTGGACTGAATATCTCTGTGATTTCTTGGAAACAAGTTGTACTGTGGATTTTTCTATGCACATCAGTACAATTAAGCGAGGTCATTATGGCCTATTAGATGTTCATGTGAAACTGGCATTCTTTCAAGAACTGGTTGCTCAAGCTTTAGAGACGGATACTATTCGGGACAAGTTGGATGAGTATGTTGAAGAACGACAGGCTCTTTCTGCAACAAGGAGGGATGAAGCATTGGACGAAGGTAGAAAGAAGAGAGAAGAAAAGGAGCGTAAGAAGTTAGAAGCTACTCCAAAAACCGGTATGCCCAATGGTGTTATTTCAGAGAATAGAAACGACAAAGTTTACACCCGAAAAAAGAAGCATTTGTCAGTTCACTCTCAGCAGAATCATTCTTCTACAAACAG TGAGATTGAACATGGAGACAGCATATCTGAGAAGAATTCTAAGAAACAGAAGGTTGAACCCAACTCTGCTGAAAATGGTAATCATCTATCTAAGAGAGAGATTCACAAGTTGAAGAAATATGAAATAAAGGAATCAATCGAGATGAAAAGCACTGAGCAGAGG AAAGAATTTCTTGAACGTGAAATTGAGAAGAGATTGATACGCACTATACCATTAGGGAAAGACAGAAATTATTGCAGGTATTGGTTTTTTCGACGTGATGGAAGAATATTTGTTGAGAGTTCTGACTCTAAACAATGGGGCTACTATAAAACCAAGGAAGAG TTTGATGCTTTGATTGGCTCATTGAATCCGAAAGGTGAGAGGGAGAGGGCGCTTAAAAAGCAGCTGCAGAAATTCTACAACAAAATATG CGCCCAACTTCAAAAAAGTTCGAAGGAGGCCACACAAAGAGATGTACTGGAAGAGGATGCTCTGGTTCGCAGGTCAACTCGTGTCCGTGCCCCGCCAAGGGAAAATCCTGCCCTTGCCTTCCTAAAGTATGAGAACAAGTGGAAAGAAATTTAA
- the LOC140964620 gene encoding uncharacterized protein isoform X2, with amino-acid sequence MPLYKRKPVALVEKPSDLKNQELVFQIRFTKEIFRNYSEYLKRINLYRQRVWNCKATGKGNLTYEEALISEKKASERIRNIPTEYVTRVLHDVQYSMLNLKDLVNSIAAKLQGPFTVGAELYGRKDGRLYPCKIVKVLHGDANRTQYEIAWVSSDHEMKGKIIVNADEFTGKNPPLSKRFLKSFIKDSTYRSLPWVIHDNLARKHGISTAPPFELKSKISIQDGLVVCNKKRKKNEDKQKTADQNENVLKVYKRRKLGEEISMPSTSTRTANGATENPEAKTIKYPIDDLLVEPAEEDRLLTERPFLCLDFDLPIYCVGNLLMIWDFCSSYGRLFNLSPFSLEDFENSVCYKDSTPLLIVESYSALLRLLLNDTGKFSMAVENKKRKSKITQINWTEYLCDFLETSCTVDFSMHISTIKRGHYGLLDVHVKLAFFQELVAQALETDTIRDKLDEYVEERQALSATRRDEALDEGRKKREEKERKKLEATPKTGMPNGVISENRNDKVYTRKKKHLSVHSQQNHSSTNSEIEHGDSISEKNSKKQKVEPNSAENGNHLSKREIHKLKKYEIKESIEMKSTEQRKEFLEREIEKRLIRTIPLGKDRNYCRYWFFRRDGRIFVESSDSKQWGYYKTKEEFDALIGSLNPKGERERALKKQLQKFYNKICAQLQKSSKEATQRDVLEEDALVRRSTRVRAPPRENPALAFLKYENKWKEI; translated from the exons ATGCCGCTCTACAAAAGAAAGCCAGTTGCCTTGGTGGAAAAGCCCAGTGATCTAAAGAATCAGGAGCTAGTTTTTCAAATCCGCTTCACAAAAGAAATCTTCAGAAATTATAG TGAATATTTGAAGAGGATCAACTTATATCGCCAGAGGGTTTGGAATTGCAAAGCTACAGGGAAGGGTAACCTAACCTACGAAGAGGCTTTGATTTCCGAGAAAAAAGCTTCTGAAAGAATCCGAAATATTCCTACTGAATATGTAACTCGTGTACTTCATGATGTCCAATATA GCATGCTAAATTTAAAAGATCTGGTCAACTCAATTGCTGCAAAGTTACAAGGTCCATTTACAGTGGGTGCTGAATTATATGGAAGGAAGGATGGTCGTTTATATCCATGCAAAATTGTGAAAGTTCTTCATGGGGATGCTAACAGAACACAGTATGAGATTGCATGGGTTAGTAGTGACCATGAAATGAAGGGAAAAATCATAGTAAATGCTGATGAATTTACGGGAAAAAACCCACCTCTTAGTAAACGTTTTCTGAAGTCTTTCATCAAAGACTCTACTTATCGAAGTCTACCTTGGGTCATACATGATAATTTGGCAAGGAAGCATGGAATCTCAACTGCTCCTCCTTTTGAACTAAAGAGTAAAATTTCCATCCAGGATGGACTTGTAGTTTGTAATAAAAAGCGAAAGAAAAATGAAGACAAACAAAAGACTGCG GATCAAAATGAAAATGTGCTCAAGGTATATAAACGGAGAAAATTGGGTGAGGAAATTTCTATGCCTTCAACATCCACAAGGACTGCTAATGGAG CTACTGAGAATCCAGAAgctaaaaccataaaatatccAATTGACGATCTCCTTGTGGAACCTGCTGAGGAAGATCGGCTTTTGACAGAAAGGCCTTTCCTATGCCTAGATTTCGATTTACCTATTTATTGTGTGGGGAATCTTTTGATGATTTGGGATTTTTGTAGTTCTTATGGCAGGCTTTTCAATCTGTCACCCTTTTCCCTAGAAGACTTTGAGAATTCTGTATGTTATAAGGACAGCACTCCATTACTCATCGTCGAATCTTATTCAGCGCTGCTTCGCTTGCTTTTGAATGACACCGGGAAGTTTTCCATGGcagtagaaaataaaaaaagaaaatcaaag ATTACACAAATTAATTGGACTGAATATCTCTGTGATTTCTTGGAAACAAGTTGTACTGTGGATTTTTCTATGCACATCAGTACAATTAAGCGAGGTCATTATGGCCTATTAGATGTTCATGTGAAACTGGCATTCTTTCAAGAACTGGTTGCTCAAGCTTTAGAGACGGATACTATTCGGGACAAGTTGGATGAGTATGTTGAAGAACGACAGGCTCTTTCTGCAACAAGGAGGGATGAAGCATTGGACGAAGGTAGAAAGAAGAGAGAAGAAAAGGAGCGTAAGAAGTTAGAAGCTACTCCAAAAACCGGTATGCCCAATGGTGTTATTTCAGAGAATAGAAACGACAAAGTTTACACCCGAAAAAAGAAGCATTTGTCAGTTCACTCTCAGCAGAATCATTCTTCTACAAACAG TGAGATTGAACATGGAGACAGCATATCTGAGAAGAATTCTAAGAAACAGAAGGTTGAACCCAACTCTGCTGAAAATGGTAATCATCTATCTAAGAGAGAGATTCACAAGTTGAAGAAATATGAAATAAAGGAATCAATCGAGATGAAAAGCACTGAGCAGAGG AAAGAATTTCTTGAACGTGAAATTGAGAAGAGATTGATACGCACTATACCATTAGGGAAAGACAGAAATTATTGCAGGTATTGGTTTTTTCGACGTGATGGAAGAATATTTGTTGAGAGTTCTGACTCTAAACAATGGGGCTACTATAAAACCAAGGAAGAG TTTGATGCTTTGATTGGCTCATTGAATCCGAAAGGTGAGAGGGAGAGGGCGCTTAAAAAGCAGCTGCAGAAATTCTACAACAAAATATG CGCCCAACTTCAAAAAAGTTCGAAGGAGGCCACACAAAGAGATGTACTGGAAGAGGATGCTCTGGTTCGCAGGTCAACTCGTGTCCGTGCCCCGCCAAGGGAAAATCCTGCCCTTGCCTTCCTAAAGTATGAGAACAAGTGGAAAGAAATTTAA
- the LOC140964766 gene encoding farnesylcysteine lyase-like, with protein MKRQCHQVTAIILCVLLLSHSSATESHTVCIIGSGIGGASVAHFLRLYSSSVQPQVIDRVKIFERNGVVGGRMATVTISGETFEAGASILHPKNYHALNFTKSLNLSVNDPKNTEDTLSLGIWDGHKFLYKTMNTNSKLPIVQRFVSFANSVILCLRYGFSLFRMSNFVEAMINKFLRYYEDFESRPIFESVETMLKWAGLDDLTTRTLGKELVEVGLSPSLVQELVTVITRINYGQSVNISGLAGAVSLAGSGGGLWSVKGGNWQMAAGLIDRSDVQLLLNEEIESISHLGDFYELNSTVGKSYSCQVTVVATPLDELNIRFSPGISIPPRKLQHTHATFVRGVLNPAYFGLKEVKDIPELVGTIESADIPFSCISILKQHEKDMTYKVFSRQELADDLLDKIFSVREETLKVNWGAYPHYHAPEKYAPFILDDTHLYYVNAFENAASTIETSAVAAENIARLILSRLYVQADLSSPNLMSSSIDLSEKHVDL; from the exons ATGAAGAGGCAATGTCATCAAGTCACAGCAATAATCCTCTGTGTCCTCCTTTTATCACATTCCTCAGCCACAGAATCTCACACAGTGTGCATTATAGGAAGCGGCATCGGCGGCGCCTCAGTCGCCCACTTCCTCCGCCTTTACTCCTCCTCCGTCCAACCCCAAGTGATCGATCGAGTCAAAATCTTTGAGCGAAACGGCGTCGTAGGTGGCCGTATGGCCACAGTCACTATATCCGGGGAGACCTTTGAGGCTGGCGCCTCCATTCTTCACCCCAAGAATTACCACGCCTTGAATTTCACGAAAAGTCTTAATCTTTCGGTAAATGACCCGAAAAACACCGAGGATACTCTCTCCCTGGGCATTTGGGACGGGCATAAATTTCTTTACAAGACGATGAACACGAACTCCAAGTTGCCTATAGTTCAACGATTTGTGTCGTTTGCGAATTCGGTCATACTATGTTTGAGATATGGGTTCTCCCTCTTTCGGATGAGTAATTTCGTGGAG GCGATGATCAATAAATTTTTGAGGTATTATGAAGATTTTGAATCACGGCCCATATTTGAAAGTGTTGAGACGATGCTTAAATGGGCGGGACTAGACGATCTCACTACGCGAACATTGGGAAAGGAACTGGTGGAAGTTGGATTGTCTCCTTCACTCGTACAAGAGCTAGTCACT GTTATAACGAGGATAAACTACGGGCAAAGTGTGAACATCAGTGGACTCGCTGGTGCAGTTTCCTTGGCTGGATCAGGAGGTGGTTTATGGTCTGTTAAAGGAGGAAATTGGCAGATGGCTGCTGGATTAATTGACCGTTCAGATGTTCAGTTGCTCCTTAACGAAGAAATTGAGTCCATTTCTCACCTCGGAGATTTTTATGAGCTTAACTCAACAGTGGGAAAAAGTTACAGCTGCCAAGTTACGGTTGTGGCAACACCCTTAGATGAGCTAAATATACGTTTCAGTCCTGGAATATCAATACCTCCTAGGAAATTGCAGCACACTCATGCAACTTTTGTTAGGGGTGTTTTAAATCCT GCATATTTTGGTCTGAAAGAGGTTAAGGACATCCCAGAATTAGTTGGCACAATAGAGTCCGCTGATATACCTTTCTCGTGCATCAGTATTCTCAAGCAGCATGAGAAGGATATGACTTACAAAGTATTCTCCCGCCAAGAATTGGCGGATGACTTGCTTGACAAAATTTTCAG TGTGAGAGAGGAGACACTGAAAGTCAACTGGGGTGCATATCCGCATTACCATGCTCCTGAGAAGTACGCTCCCTTCATTTTAGACGATACTCATCTATACTATGTCAATGCATTTGAAAATGCTGCTAGCACCATAGAAACGAGCGCTGTTGCAGCTGAAAACATAGCACGCTTGATCCTCTCGAGATTATATGTGCAAGCTGATTTAAGTTCACCAAACTTGATGAGCTCTAGCATTGATTTATCTGAAAAGCATGTCGACTTGTAA